The segment AATTTTGCAATCGCATTGGCACTTAAATGAAAATCGGTCAGTGCCATATCTTTATGGGCGCCAGTGTTGCATTTATCCACTAAACCCGGTTTAGGGGTTAAATTCACTTCCGCAAGCATCGCTTGCCAAGCCAATTGGCTGTAGTGATTCACCACGTCATCATTTAACGTACGTTCTTGGCTAATTTTTTGCTGGAGCATAGGCTAACTCCTCGATACGGCGCAAAATCTCTTCAAGGGAATGGCTGCGTTGGCGCGCGCACACCTTGGCTTCATTGTCACAAATCAAGCAGCGTCTAGTCGGTAAATTGAATTGGCTGCGAGAATATAAAACGCCATTTGCATCAAAAACATCAAAGTCCCAAAGTCGGCCGACGGGGGATAATTCTTCCGCTTCCATTAAGGCTTTTTTGACCTCAAGGGCATCGGCATTGACGGCGACTAAACATTCCGGTCCGGTAACGAAAGGGAATGATTGTTGTGATAAAAGTACCCACTGCCTGCATGAAGCAACTTGCTTAAGCGCATTTAAGCCTTGATTAAAAATGTCTCTGACCAGTTGATTGTCTTTAACCGGTCCCGGAAAAACGACAGTAAATGAAATCAAGGTTACCTGATGGAGACCAATCCACTCTTGCTGACGAGCCTGACGGGCATCACGGCTCGCCAGCAAGTCAGGTAAGGAAATGTCAAATTGCTCTTGGGTATCAGGCAGTGGGTAAAACATGTTCTATTCCTTCACTTGATGGACAACATCAATTACAGAACCGTCACGATAACGCACCACGGCCACCACTTTATCGGTAAATTCGATAGGGTTTGGTGTGCCCGTTAATAATTGGGCGCGTTCACGTAACCATTGAATAGAAACGGTTTTGATGCCTTGGCTTTCCAGCTGTTGCTTCAGCTCAGGGCGTGCTGGGTTAACGGCAATACCATGGTCAGTCACCAAAATATCGACGCTAGAACCCGGTGTAACGCAAGTCAGTACATCGTCCACCAACGTTGGGATACGACCGCGTACTAACGGCGCGACGATGATAGACAGTTTTGCCGCCACCGCCGTGTCACTATGCCCACCGGATGCGCCACGAATAACCCCATCGGAGCCGGTTAACACGTTGACATTAAAGCGAGTATCAATCTCTAAGGCACTGAGCACCACCACATCGAGCATATCCACCGAGGCGCCTTTAGAATCAAAGCAAGCATATTGGTTGGCACTGATTTCAATGTGATTTGGATTACGTGCGAGCGATTCTGCCGCTGCACGGTCAAAGCTTTGCACATCGAGTAACTTCTTAAT is part of the Providencia zhijiangensis genome and harbors:
- the citX gene encoding citrate lyase holo-[acyl-carrier protein] synthase encodes the protein MFYPLPDTQEQFDISLPDLLASRDARQARQQEWIGLHQVTLISFTVVFPGPVKDNQLVRDIFNQGLNALKQVASCRQWVLLSQQSFPFVTGPECLVAVNADALEVKKALMEAEELSPVGRLWDFDVFDANGVLYSRSQFNLPTRRCLICDNEAKVCARQRSHSLEEILRRIEELAYAPAKN